One Algibacter sp. L3A6 genomic region harbors:
- a CDS encoding magnesium chelatase, whose translation MKIENIKTLGELKKSGYSSKSIKDELRDNLIIKIKNKETTFEGVHGYENTVIPELERAILSRHNINLLGLRGQAKTRLARLMLNLLDEYIPFVSGSEINDDPLQPISRFAVELIKEKGDDTPISWLHRSDRFAEKLATPDVTVADIIGDVDPIKAANLKLSYADDRVIHYGMIPRANRCIFVINELPDLQARIQVALFNILQEGDIQIRGFKLRLPLDIQFLFTANPEDYTNRGSIVTPLKDRIGSQILTHYPEDIETARRITEQESNLVEGQKSTVKVPDFAKDLLEQIVFEARESEYIDAKSGVSARLSITAFENLLSTAERRALICGDDSTMVRLSDFSGIIPAITGKVELVYEGEQEGAAVVAYNLIGEAVKSLFEEFFPKISKLQKQDEEGPYDDIVSWFFNEKEGFELLDDLKNKEYTNLLDAISPLDDLLGEYQPNLKPEDTYFMKEFVLWALVEFKLLSKQRFSEGTQFRDPYGSFISGI comes from the coding sequence ATGAAAATAGAAAACATAAAAACATTAGGTGAACTTAAAAAGTCAGGTTACAGCAGTAAATCAATAAAAGATGAATTGCGAGATAATTTAATCATAAAAATTAAAAATAAAGAAACCACTTTCGAAGGGGTTCATGGTTATGAAAATACCGTGATTCCTGAATTAGAGCGTGCAATTTTATCAAGGCATAATATTAATTTATTAGGTTTACGCGGACAAGCAAAAACACGTTTAGCACGTTTGATGCTGAATCTCTTAGATGAATACATTCCGTTTGTATCAGGTTCGGAAATTAATGACGATCCGTTACAGCCTATTTCAAGATTTGCCGTAGAGTTAATAAAAGAAAAGGGAGACGATACACCAATTTCTTGGTTACATAGAAGTGACAGATTTGCAGAAAAATTAGCAACGCCAGATGTTACGGTTGCCGATATTATTGGAGACGTCGACCCTATAAAGGCTGCAAATTTAAAGTTAAGTTATGCCGATGATCGAGTAATTCATTATGGTATGATTCCGAGAGCAAATCGTTGTATTTTCGTAATTAACGAACTTCCCGATTTACAAGCTAGAATACAAGTAGCCTTATTTAATATTTTACAAGAAGGTGATATTCAAATTAGAGGTTTTAAGCTGAGGTTGCCTTTAGATATTCAGTTTTTATTTACGGCAAACCCAGAAGATTATACCAATAGAGGGAGTATTGTAACGCCTTTAAAGGATAGAATTGGGTCGCAAATATTAACGCATTACCCTGAAGATATTGAAACGGCTAGACGTATTACGGAGCAAGAATCTAATTTAGTTGAAGGACAAAAAAGCACCGTAAAGGTTCCTGATTTTGCTAAAGACCTTTTGGAGCAAATTGTTTTTGAAGCTAGAGAAAGTGAATATATAGATGCAAAAAGTGGTGTAAGTGCTAGGCTGAGTATAACAGCATTTGAAAATTTATTAAGCACAGCCGAAAGACGTGCTCTAATTTGTGGAGACGATAGTACTATGGTTCGTTTAAGTGACTTTTCTGGGATTATTCCAGCAATAACCGGTAAGGTTGAGTTGGTTTATGAAGGTGAGCAAGAAGGCGCTGCTGTGGTGGCTTACAATCTAATAGGTGAAGCTGTAAAGAGTCTGTTTGAAGAATTTTTTCCGAAGATAAGCAAACTTCAAAAGCAAGATGAAGAAGGCCCGTATGATGATATTGTATCATGGTTTTTTAACGAAAAAGAAGGTTTTGAATTGTTAGACGATTTAAAAAACAAAGAATATACTAATTTACTAGATGCTATTTCTCCTTTAGACGACTTGCTTGGCGAGTATCAGCCTAACTTAAAACCCGAAGATACTTATTTCATGAAAGAGTTTGTGCTTTGGGCATTAGTAGAGTTTAAATTATTAAGTAAACAACGTTTTTCCGAAGGCACTCAATTTAGAGATCCTTATGGAAGTTTTATAAGTGGTATTTAA
- a CDS encoding vWA domain-containing protein: MNRNTSRKGFVFKTYEAPYQSPFDKLFDIFKELITHTSGDFDEAIDWLRELDKEYTLTTAEYTIDDFIEDLKKKGYIKEEIDPDGNGGIAITAKTERAIRQQALDQIFGNIKRSGQGNHKSKGQGTGDEHTGDFRNYQFGDALDKVSMTESLKNAQINHGISNFTLSEDDLVVEETLHKAQMSTVLMIDISHSMILYGEDRITPAKKVAMALAELITTRYPKDTLDILVFGNDAWQIEIKDLPYLKVGPYHTNTVAGLQLAMDLLRRKRNTNKQIFMITDGKPSCLRLPDGQYYKNSNGLDTHIVNKCYAMAQQARRLHIPITTFMIAQDNYLMQFVREFTKANQGKAFYTGLKGLGEMIFEDYETNRKKRIKG, translated from the coding sequence ATGAATAGAAATACATCAAGAAAAGGTTTTGTTTTTAAAACTTACGAAGCACCTTATCAATCTCCTTTCGATAAGTTGTTCGATATTTTTAAAGAACTAATTACACATACTTCTGGAGATTTTGACGAGGCTATAGATTGGTTGCGCGAACTCGATAAAGAATATACTTTAACCACTGCAGAATATACTATAGACGATTTTATTGAAGACCTTAAAAAGAAGGGCTACATAAAAGAAGAAATAGACCCAGATGGTAATGGCGGCATTGCGATTACTGCAAAAACCGAACGCGCTATTCGGCAGCAAGCCTTAGACCAGATTTTTGGTAATATAAAGCGTAGCGGACAAGGGAATCATAAAAGTAAAGGGCAGGGCACAGGCGACGAGCATACTGGCGATTTTAGAAACTATCAATTTGGTGATGCTTTAGATAAGGTATCGATGACGGAGAGTTTAAAAAATGCGCAAATTAATCATGGAATTTCTAATTTTACCTTATCGGAAGATGATTTAGTTGTTGAAGAAACCTTGCATAAAGCGCAAATGAGTACCGTGTTAATGATTGATATTAGCCACAGTATGATTTTGTATGGTGAAGATAGAATAACACCAGCTAAAAAAGTAGCCATGGCTTTAGCCGAATTAATTACCACGCGATATCCAAAAGATACACTCGATATTTTGGTGTTTGGTAACGATGCTTGGCAAATAGAAATTAAAGATTTGCCGTATTTAAAAGTTGGACCATACCACACAAATACCGTTGCTGGTTTACAATTGGCTATGGATTTACTCCGAAGAAAACGAAACACCAACAAGCAAATTTTTATGATAACCGACGGCAAACCAAGTTGCTTGCGTCTTCCGGATGGTCAATATTATAAAAACAGTAATGGCTTAGATACCCATATTGTAAATAAATGTTATGCCATGGCGCAACAAGCGAGGCGTTTACATATTCCTATTACAACCTTTATGATTGCGCAGGATAACTACTTAATGCAGTTTGTTCGCGAGTTTACAAAGGCCAACCAAGGGAAAGCGTTTTATACCGGTTTAAAAGGTTTAGGTGAAATGATTTTCGAAGATTACGAAACCAATAGAAAAAAACGAATTAAAGGATAA
- a CDS encoding Crp/Fnr family transcriptional regulator — protein MGKCEQCIIKQFNSMKSLTKDELIRISGCKTSRIIKKGEVIFEEGENINGVYCIKDGICKLSKLSENGKDQIVKMVVKGQLLGQRSLITEEVSNLQAVALNDMEVCFIPRGEIMADLQNNLKFSFDVLKVMARDLRESDDIIVNMAQKTVRKRLADVLIYLHSNFGENTDGTLSILLSREDYANIVGTATESAIRIISQLKKENLISTKGKYIKIEDLAGLKRVE, from the coding sequence ATGGGGAAGTGTGAACAATGTATAATAAAACAATTTAATTCAATGAAGTCTTTAACTAAAGATGAATTAATTCGTATTTCAGGCTGTAAAACTTCTAGAATCATTAAAAAGGGAGAAGTTATTTTCGAAGAAGGAGAAAATATTAACGGAGTCTATTGTATTAAAGATGGTATTTGTAAATTATCTAAACTAAGTGAAAACGGAAAAGATCAAATAGTGAAAATGGTTGTAAAAGGCCAATTGTTAGGGCAACGCTCACTAATAACTGAAGAAGTTTCTAACCTACAAGCTGTAGCGCTAAACGATATGGAAGTGTGTTTTATTCCTCGTGGAGAGATTATGGCAGACCTTCAAAACAATCTTAAATTCTCTTTTGATGTGCTTAAAGTTATGGCTAGAGATTTGCGAGAGTCCGATGATATTATTGTCAACATGGCTCAAAAAACAGTGCGTAAAAGACTGGCAGATGTGTTAATTTATCTACATAGTAATTTTGGTGAAAATACAGATGGTACATTAAGTATTTTGTTATCGCGAGAAGATTACGCTAATATTGTGGGCACTGCCACAGAATCTGCTATTCGTATTATTTCTCAACTAAAAAAAGAAAACCTTATTTCTACTAAAGGCAAGTATATTAAAATCGAAGATTTGGCGGGTTTAAAACGTGTAGAATAA
- a CDS encoding universal stress protein, whose amino-acid sequence MKNILIPTDFSENAWNAIEYALRFFSKSSCNFYILHVNTSEVSRFQEQVSANDDTIVSSVVKSPSKKLLQQTIKRIIKSPYFSDKHRFYPVMDNNYILNSIRNQVTEKKIDFIVMGTRGASGLKNLAVGSNTGNVITKVKCTTLVVPENAKYVSPKEIAFPTDFSFFYHVETLQPMADIIEANQAAVRALHINKKSTDLNEDQQKNKEFLDDYFNSHEHTFHFLTDNHIEDAVQNFVEHKQINLIAMMAKNLNYFQKILFHPTTPKKRYYTDVPFLVLH is encoded by the coding sequence ATGAAGAATATTTTAATACCCACAGATTTTTCTGAAAACGCTTGGAATGCCATAGAGTATGCGTTGCGTTTTTTTAGTAAGTCGTCGTGTAATTTTTACATATTGCACGTAAACACTTCCGAGGTTTCCAGATTTCAGGAACAAGTATCAGCAAATGACGATACCATAGTTTCTAGTGTCGTAAAAAGTCCGTCAAAAAAACTGCTACAACAAACCATAAAACGTATTATAAAAAGTCCTTATTTTAGTGATAAACACCGTTTTTATCCGGTTATGGATAATAACTATATTCTTAATTCTATTAGAAACCAGGTTACAGAAAAAAAGATTGATTTTATAGTCATGGGTACACGTGGCGCGTCTGGTTTAAAAAATTTAGCCGTTGGCAGTAACACCGGGAATGTAATTACAAAAGTAAAATGTACCACATTGGTTGTGCCCGAAAATGCAAAGTACGTTAGTCCAAAAGAAATTGCCTTTCCTACCGATTTTTCATTTTTCTATCATGTGGAAACCTTACAGCCTATGGCTGATATTATTGAGGCAAACCAAGCCGCGGTTAGAGCGCTTCATATCAATAAAAAAAGTACAGATCTAAATGAAGATCAACAAAAAAACAAAGAATTTTTAGACGATTATTTTAATAGTCACGAGCATACGTTTCATTTTTTAACAGATAATCATATAGAAGATGCTGTTCAGAATTTTGTTGAACATAAACAGATTAATTTAATTGCCATGATGGCTAAGAATTTAAATTATTTTCAAAAAATTCTATTTCATCCCACAACACCCAAAAAGCGCTATTATACCGATGTCCCTTTTTTAGTTTTACATTAA
- a CDS encoding response regulator: MNKVLLIEDDVVLRENTAELLELSNYNMMTARNGKLGVELAIANLPDIIVCDIMMPELDGYGVLEALSKNETTKHIPFIFLSAKTERRDVRKGMDLGADDYITKPFEEDELISAIESRLAKAAILKDINDKKEEAETDESNIRTLNDLKNFFDDNGEITKYAKGDIIYEEGQHSNYIYLIAKGLVKSHKFDEKGKDLTTALYKEDDLFGYTSFVQNTTYEESTTAIKETTLIGVTKSALKEVLNNNHQVTLELIQLLTENLTDVKDHLLQMAYSSVKKRTANTILQFAEKLNRNPQDTIRISRNDLASVAGIATESLIRTLSSFKDSGIIEIEGRNIKILDLDKLQQVR, encoded by the coding sequence ATGAATAAAGTATTATTGATAGAAGATGATGTTGTTTTAAGAGAAAACACAGCAGAATTATTAGAACTGTCTAACTATAATATGATGACTGCTCGAAACGGGAAATTAGGGGTAGAATTGGCTATTGCAAATTTACCGGATATAATTGTATGCGATATCATGATGCCAGAACTCGATGGTTATGGTGTTTTAGAAGCGCTATCTAAAAACGAAACGACTAAGCATATTCCTTTTATATTTTTATCTGCAAAAACGGAACGTAGAGATGTGCGAAAAGGGATGGATTTGGGTGCCGACGATTATATTACCAAACCCTTTGAAGAAGACGAACTTATTAGTGCTATAGAAAGTAGATTGGCCAAAGCGGCTATTCTTAAAGATATAAACGATAAGAAGGAAGAAGCGGAAACTGATGAGTCTAATATTAGAACGCTTAATGATTTAAAAAACTTTTTTGATGATAATGGTGAAATAACAAAGTACGCAAAAGGCGATATTATTTATGAAGAAGGACAACACTCAAACTATATTTATTTAATAGCTAAAGGTTTAGTGAAGTCTCATAAGTTTGATGAAAAAGGGAAAGATTTAACAACTGCTTTGTATAAAGAAGACGATTTGTTTGGTTACACATCTTTTGTGCAAAATACAACCTACGAGGAATCTACAACCGCTATAAAAGAAACCACCTTAATTGGTGTTACAAAAAGCGCTTTAAAAGAGGTGCTTAATAACAACCACCAAGTTACCTTAGAATTAATACAATTACTAACAGAAAACCTAACCGATGTAAAAGATCATTTACTGCAAATGGCATACAGTTCGGTTAAAAAAAGAACAGCAAATACCATCTTACAATTTGCTGAAAAATTAAATAGAAACCCACAAGACACTATTAGAATTTCGCGTAACGATTTGGCCAGTGTTGCTGGTATTGCGACCGAAAGTTTAATTAGAACCTTATCTAGTTTCAAAGACAGCGGTATTATTGAAATTGAAGGTAGAAATATCAAAATTTTAGATTTAGATAAACTGCAACAAGTACGTTAA
- a CDS encoding PAS domain-containing sensor histidine kinase, with translation MFQNSDRIFNVLFEAVSEGVIVVDKNQKIVATNKSSESMFGYTKEGLLNQDLNILIPKTYHANHGAHFDGFMKNKESRKMGRGRDLYGAHKDGSTFPVEAGLNPLEIEGETFIMTLVIDISIRKQQELELLELNNELERKVNERTTELSSTVEKLKVVNGERDEEIKKRIDAQNKISNALKKEKELNELKTKFLSLVSHEFKTPLSGILTSSMLLSKYKLTEQQERRDKHIKTISDKVHYLNNILNDFLSIEKLETGKMNYKLTTFKLSKVVNEVVYNANMLLKDGQKINYPENIDEYSMHQDEKILELALSNLVHNAIKYSSENTIVDIMIKQDDTHTTFDIKDNGIGIPEKDQKSIFNRYFRAENALLEQGTGIGLNIVKSHLENLGGTISFKSEENKGSIFTIIIKNKAE, from the coding sequence ATGTTTCAGAATAGTGATCGAATTTTTAATGTGCTTTTTGAAGCTGTTTCAGAAGGTGTTATTGTTGTCGATAAAAATCAAAAAATTGTTGCAACCAACAAGTCTTCCGAGAGTATGTTTGGTTATACCAAAGAAGGATTATTAAATCAAGACTTAAATATTCTAATCCCTAAAACCTATCATGCCAATCATGGTGCTCATTTTGATGGCTTTATGAAGAATAAAGAAAGCCGTAAAATGGGGCGCGGTAGAGATTTGTATGGCGCTCATAAAGATGGTTCTACATTCCCCGTTGAAGCTGGATTAAATCCGTTAGAAATTGAAGGAGAAACGTTTATAATGACGTTGGTTATCGATATTTCTATACGTAAACAACAAGAACTTGAGTTACTAGAATTAAATAATGAATTAGAGAGAAAAGTTAACGAGCGTACCACAGAATTGAGTAGTACGGTTGAAAAACTAAAAGTTGTTAATGGTGAGCGGGATGAAGAAATAAAGAAACGTATTGATGCCCAAAATAAAATAAGTAATGCGCTTAAAAAAGAAAAAGAGCTTAATGAGTTGAAAACTAAATTCTTATCTTTAGTTTCTCATGAGTTTAAAACGCCTTTAAGTGGTATTTTAACATCGTCTATGTTGTTGAGTAAGTACAAATTAACAGAACAGCAGGAAAGACGCGATAAGCATATAAAAACAATTTCCGATAAGGTACATTACCTAAATAATATATTGAACGATTTTCTATCTATTGAAAAATTAGAGACTGGAAAAATGAATTATAAGTTAACTACATTTAAATTGAGTAAAGTAGTTAACGAAGTGGTTTACAATGCAAATATGCTTTTAAAAGATGGACAGAAAATTAATTACCCTGAGAATATCGATGAGTATTCAATGCATCAGGATGAGAAAATTTTGGAATTAGCATTATCTAACTTAGTGCATAACGCTATTAAGTATTCTTCGGAAAATACTATTGTCGATATCATGATTAAGCAAGATGATACCCATACTACATTCGATATAAAAGATAACGGTATTGGGATTCCGGAAAAAGATCAAAAAAGTATATTTAATCGCTATTTTAGAGCTGAAAATGCCTTGCTTGAACAAGGAACTGGTATTGGATTAAATATCGTGAAAAGCCATTTAGAAAACTTAGGCGGTACTATTAGTTTTAAAAGTGAAGAAAATAAAGGAAGTATATTTACAATTATAATAAAAAATAAAGCAGAATAA
- a CDS encoding heavy metal translocating P-type ATPase yields MSKTPCFHCGLDASAAEITFDDKPFCCNGCKTVYEIFSVNDLTCYYDLQASAGAKPSDIEGKYNFLDNAKIVESILDFNDDTTQIATLYIPHIHCSSCIWILENLNKLNPAISASIVNFGKKTVRVTYNCNNITIKQLVKLLGSIGYEPFISLDDYSVGKKNVDRSLIYKLGVAGFAFGNVMFLSFPEYFQVTGFWIETYAPVFRWLMFSFSLPVVFYSAQDYFISAYKGLRSKILNIDVPISLGVVVLFVRSTAEIILDLGTGFFDSLTGLIFFLLLGKFFQQKTYNFLSFERDYKSYFPIGITKLYNDGKEESVQVYDIVKGDRLLIRNEELIPVDCILINGKARIDYSFVTGESEAVSKRSGDKLFAGGKQLNGSIEVDVLKTVEQSYLTQLWSNDVFNKNKEDGFTTLTNAISKKFTIAVLSIAFIATGYWLFVDSSKALNVFTAVLIIACPCAIALAAPFTFGNLLRIFGKLKFYAKNASVIEQLAAINTIIFDKTGTITANKETSVMYEGSNLSGNEESLLRSTLRNSNHPLSRSLYSLLDQHNIVTLDTYEEHIGKGIEAKHNQDTIKIGSAPFVGYTAETATLNTAVYVSTNSEYKGRFTFYNKYRKGLSKLFNKLKKHYDLVILSGDNAGEQENLTKLLPAKTKLFFNQKPEDKLEYIKHHQKSGAKVLMIGDGLNDAGALAQSNVGIAISENVNIFSPACDAILDASKFNQLHDFIKASKSAIKIIKWSFLLSFFYNSIGLYFAVTGQLAPVIAAILMPLSSISIVIFTTVSTNLLGRKLQKKKNQL; encoded by the coding sequence ATGAGTAAAACCCCATGTTTTCACTGTGGTTTAGACGCGTCTGCGGCTGAAATTACATTTGATGATAAACCGTTTTGTTGTAACGGCTGTAAAACCGTATACGAGATTTTCTCTGTAAACGATTTAACGTGTTATTACGACTTACAAGCATCTGCTGGTGCCAAACCTAGCGATATTGAAGGCAAATACAACTTTCTAGACAATGCTAAAATTGTTGAAAGCATATTAGATTTTAACGACGATACAACACAAATTGCAACCTTATACATACCTCATATTCACTGCAGCTCTTGCATTTGGATTTTAGAAAATTTAAATAAACTAAACCCTGCTATAAGTGCATCAATTGTAAATTTTGGTAAAAAAACAGTACGTGTAACTTACAATTGTAATAACATTACCATAAAGCAATTGGTTAAACTTTTAGGCAGCATTGGTTACGAGCCTTTTATTAGTTTAGACGATTATAGCGTTGGTAAAAAAAATGTAGACCGATCGCTTATTTATAAACTAGGTGTTGCTGGTTTTGCCTTCGGAAACGTGATGTTTTTATCCTTTCCCGAATATTTTCAGGTTACTGGTTTTTGGATTGAAACTTACGCTCCCGTGTTTAGATGGCTTATGTTTTCGTTCTCACTTCCTGTTGTTTTTTACTCAGCTCAAGATTATTTTATTTCAGCATATAAAGGTTTACGATCTAAAATTTTAAATATCGATGTTCCTATTTCTTTAGGTGTTGTGGTTTTGTTTGTAAGAAGCACTGCGGAAATTATCCTGGATTTAGGCACAGGTTTTTTCGATAGTTTAACTGGCCTTATCTTTTTCTTATTACTTGGTAAATTTTTTCAGCAGAAAACATACAACTTTTTATCTTTTGAAAGAGATTACAAATCGTATTTCCCTATCGGAATCACTAAATTGTATAATGATGGTAAAGAAGAATCTGTTCAGGTTTACGATATTGTAAAAGGTGATAGATTACTGATTAGGAATGAAGAGTTAATTCCTGTAGACTGTATATTAATTAACGGAAAAGCACGTATTGATTATAGTTTTGTTACAGGCGAATCTGAAGCTGTTTCTAAAAGATCGGGCGATAAATTATTTGCAGGAGGAAAACAACTAAATGGCAGCATTGAAGTAGATGTATTAAAAACCGTAGAGCAAAGTTATTTAACCCAGCTTTGGAGTAACGATGTTTTTAATAAAAACAAAGAGGATGGTTTTACCACATTAACCAATGCTATTAGTAAAAAATTCACAATTGCTGTTTTAAGCATTGCATTTATCGCTACGGGATATTGGCTTTTTGTGGATTCATCTAAAGCATTAAATGTTTTTACAGCTGTTTTAATAATCGCTTGTCCGTGTGCGATTGCATTGGCTGCTCCTTTTACCTTCGGAAATTTACTTCGTATTTTCGGAAAACTGAAGTTCTATGCAAAAAACGCTTCCGTTATCGAACAATTAGCAGCTATTAACACTATTATTTTCGATAAAACCGGAACCATTACTGCGAATAAAGAAACTTCTGTAATGTACGAAGGCTCTAATCTTTCTGGCAATGAAGAATCTTTACTTAGAAGCACTTTAAGAAACTCCAATCATCCATTAAGCAGATCGCTATACTCGCTTTTAGATCAACACAATATTGTTACTCTAGATACTTACGAAGAACATATTGGTAAAGGTATAGAAGCCAAACATAACCAAGACACTATTAAAATTGGTTCTGCACCTTTTGTGGGTTACACCGCAGAAACGGCTACTTTAAACACTGCTGTTTACGTAAGCACCAATAGCGAGTATAAAGGACGATTTACTTTCTACAACAAATACAGAAAAGGACTTTCTAAACTATTTAATAAATTAAAAAAACATTACGATTTAGTAATCCTTTCAGGAGATAATGCTGGTGAGCAAGAAAACCTAACTAAACTATTGCCTGCAAAAACGAAACTGTTTTTTAACCAGAAACCAGAAGATAAACTAGAGTACATTAAACATCATCAAAAATCTGGAGCAAAGGTTTTAATGATAGGCGATGGACTAAATGATGCTGGCGCCTTAGCACAAAGTAATGTTGGTATCGCCATATCAGAAAATGTAAACATATTTTCTCCAGCATGTGATGCTATTCTCGATGCTTCAAAATTTAATCAATTGCATGATTTTATTAAAGCATCAAAATCGGCTATCAAAATTATAAAATGGAGTTTTCTATTATCCTTTTTCTATAACAGTATTGGGTTATATTTTGCCGTAACAGGTCAATTAGCCCCCGTTATTGCTGCTATTTTAATGCCTTTAAGTTCTATTAGCATTGTGATATTTACAACCGTTAGCACAAATCTTTTAGGTCGAAAATTGCAAAAGAAAAAAAACCAACTGTAA
- the ccoS gene encoding cbb3-type cytochrome oxidase assembly protein CcoS yields MSVIYILLTISIIVAIGFFVAFIIAVRNGQFDDSYTPSVRMLFEDELVKEKTEKTILTKND; encoded by the coding sequence ATGAGTGTTATATATATTTTACTAACTATTAGCATTATTGTTGCTATTGGCTTTTTTGTGGCGTTTATTATTGCTGTTCGTAATGGGCAGTTTGATGATAGCTATACGCCGTCTGTTCGTATGCTTTTTGAAGACGAACTGGTTAAAGAAAAAACCGAAAAAACAATTTTAACTAAAAACGATTAA